The Methanothrix soehngenii GP6 genome has a window encoding:
- a CDS encoding IS1634 family transposase has product MKLSTLSLDHLGLVAAIFDALGISEVIDESIPKTRNCKLSHSAIIKAMVINGLGFAERRLYIFPSYFENLALERLFNPGVVPEDFNEDVVGRTLDRINKFGSTALFNNIAMKCMQQLAFGTNIYHVDTTSFGVHGDYEGLDCNPAMEITLGHPKDGRWDLKQFIVSMVTNQCGIPLFVQAHSGNKSDKKTLIETIQMFKSNLDFSGKNYFAADSALFSSENIRLLGDSTLWITRVPTTVREVKDLQRLDLEMKTCSDDRYSIFETEINYGGIDQKWVVVDSREMHASKAKTFDRRIGKEFTEARKSLKKLGYIVFACEADARKAADRWISENPHFTLTGLSICEISKRIDSKRGRPKKDEQLEKGYLIEGEVQRNEATIANERSRLGRFVLASNDKTLEGELMLQYYKGQNAVEKGFRFLKDKSFRVAEVYLKKEERIEALSMIMVLSLLIYSIAEWMIRKRLKESGETVLNQLGKPTQCPTLKWIFQKFRNINEAIIELKGSVHREVINLNEEQIKIIKLFGLGCEKCYIG; this is encoded by the coding sequence ATGAAATTATCAACGCTATCGCTTGACCACTTAGGTTTAGTTGCCGCGATATTCGATGCTTTGGGAATTTCAGAGGTGATTGATGAATCGATTCCTAAGACTCGTAACTGCAAACTGAGCCATTCTGCGATAATAAAAGCAATGGTGATCAACGGATTGGGTTTCGCGGAACGCAGACTGTATATATTTCCCAGCTACTTTGAAAATTTAGCGCTAGAACGTCTTTTTAATCCTGGTGTTGTCCCAGAAGATTTTAACGAGGATGTTGTCGGCAGAACCCTCGACCGGATCAATAAATTTGGCTCGACGGCTCTTTTCAATAATATAGCCATGAAATGCATGCAACAGCTCGCTTTTGGCACTAATATCTACCATGTTGATACCACGAGTTTTGGTGTTCATGGCGATTACGAAGGACTGGACTGCAATCCTGCTATGGAGATAACTCTTGGTCATCCTAAAGACGGTCGCTGGGATCTAAAACAGTTCATTGTGAGCATGGTGACCAATCAATGCGGTATTCCTCTCTTTGTCCAGGCCCATTCAGGAAATAAATCGGATAAGAAAACTCTTATTGAGACGATTCAGATGTTCAAGTCTAATCTGGACTTCTCCGGAAAGAACTACTTTGCGGCAGATAGCGCCCTCTTCAGTTCCGAGAATATTCGTCTTCTTGGCGATAGCACTCTATGGATAACTCGCGTTCCAACAACCGTTCGTGAGGTTAAAGATCTTCAGAGACTAGATCTAGAGATGAAAACATGCTCTGATGATCGATATAGTATCTTTGAGACGGAAATTAACTATGGTGGAATAGATCAGAAGTGGGTTGTGGTCGATTCCAGAGAAATGCATGCTAGTAAGGCAAAGACTTTCGATAGACGGATCGGCAAAGAGTTCACTGAAGCGCGAAAATCGCTTAAGAAACTGGGATATATAGTTTTTGCGTGTGAAGCTGATGCCAGAAAGGCTGCAGATCGATGGATATCGGAAAATCCTCATTTCACACTAACTGGCTTAAGTATATGTGAAATCTCCAAACGCATCGACTCAAAGAGAGGCCGTCCAAAGAAGGATGAGCAGCTTGAGAAAGGCTATCTCATTGAAGGAGAAGTTCAGCGAAATGAGGCAACGATCGCTAACGAGAGATCTAGACTTGGCAGATTCGTCCTGGCGAGTAACGATAAGACTCTCGAGGGGGAATTGATGCTTCAATATTACAAAGGCCAAAACGCTGTCGAGAAAGGCTTTCGATTCCTAAAAGACAAAAGCTTCCGAGTGGCAGAAGTCTATCTCAAGAAAGAGGAAAGGATCGAAGCTCTATCCATGATAATGGTTCTATCTCTGTTGATCTATTCGATTGCAGAATGGATGATTCGGAAGAGGCTGAAAGAATCAGGAGAAACTGTGTTAAACCAGCTAGGGAAACCCACGCAATGTCCTACGTTGAAATGGATATTCCAAAAGTTCAGGAATATAAATGAGGCAATTATTGAACTGAAGGGATCGGTTCATCGAGAGGTCATTAATCTAAATGAAGAACAAATTAAAATTATCAAGTTGTTCGGCCTAGGATGTGAAAAATGCTATATCGGATGA
- the ku gene encoding non-homologous end joining protein Ku: MAEVVQLVEKTAGKEEDGAEDEEPIPSAPPRTIWSGSLRIGLVNIPVKAVSMIRNTRISFRMLHKACKTPISFKRYCQEGEEVMLADIVYGYPLGNEKYVVLEKKEIDKAKPESRSTIALDRFVSFFEVDPHYFEKTYLLLPDRSEEAYSLLRAVMEKTGKAAIGRITMHSRERPVIVHYYRQAIAATTMRYPDEIRDPSGYSVLKELPEPSEKEMVLGFEIVRGLTGELDYSAYEDEYKKRIEALVRSKMEGIVSVPERKKKEKPPAKSLMEALRATADSLK, encoded by the coding sequence ATGGCCGAGGTAGTGCAGCTGGTCGAAAAGACCGCAGGAAAGGAGGAAGATGGGGCAGAGGACGAGGAGCCAATCCCCTCTGCGCCTCCCAGAACCATATGGTCAGGCAGCCTGCGAATAGGTCTGGTCAACATTCCGGTCAAAGCCGTCTCCATGATCAGGAACACCCGCATAAGCTTTCGCATGCTTCACAAAGCCTGCAAGACCCCCATATCCTTCAAGCGCTACTGCCAGGAGGGGGAGGAGGTCATGCTCGCGGACATCGTCTATGGTTATCCTCTGGGAAATGAGAAGTATGTGGTTTTAGAGAAAAAGGAGATAGATAAAGCGAAGCCCGAGTCCAGGAGCACCATAGCCCTCGACCGCTTCGTCAGCTTCTTTGAGGTTGATCCTCATTACTTTGAGAAGACCTATCTGCTCCTGCCCGACCGCTCAGAGGAGGCCTATTCTCTCTTGAGGGCGGTGATGGAAAAGACGGGCAAAGCGGCCATCGGCAGGATAACCATGCACTCCAGGGAGAGGCCGGTCATTGTCCACTACTACCGGCAGGCAATCGCGGCCACCACCATGAGGTATCCTGATGAGATACGGGACCCGTCGGGGTATAGCGTACTCAAAGAGCTTCCCGAGCCATCGGAAAAGGAGATGGTGCTGGGATTTGAGATCGTTCGAGGCCTGACAGGAGAGCTGGATTACAGCGCTTATGAGGATGAGTACAAGAAGAGAATCGAGGCCCTGGTGAGGTCCAAGATGGAGGGTATCGTGAGCGTGCCGGAGAGGAAGAAGAAGGAGAAGCCCCCTGCCAAGAGCCTGATGGAGGCCCTGCGGGCGACGGCAGATTCGCTGAAATGA
- the ligD gene encoding non-homologous end-joining DNA ligase yields the protein MNPIKPMLAVSGQPFSREGWIFEPKIDGTRCIASAQKRVLLSNRRLADITYRYPELASALGSLQGECVLDGEITVFKKGIPNFRSLAERDHQNDPIRIDYLSRAMPASYVVFDILSLDKESLIHLPLKERKRILFRELEADLKDSETVTLIDSFPEKGEDYFQAALKMGIEGVVGKRLESLYLPGIRSQDWVKIKKSLKLDLVVGGYIPGKGDRTPYFGGLLLGAYSQGELVYISRVGSGFTDEELQDITGRFSPREKPPFSNPPATAGVVWIEPKMVVQVTALERTHDGGLRAPVFLRMRDDKEPEECTLDQLG from the coding sequence ATGAATCCCATCAAGCCGATGCTGGCTGTATCCGGCCAGCCCTTCAGCAGAGAGGGGTGGATCTTCGAGCCGAAGATAGACGGGACCCGCTGCATAGCCTCGGCCCAAAAAAGGGTCCTGCTCTCCAACCGAAGGCTGGCGGATATCACCTATCGCTACCCTGAGCTGGCCAGTGCCCTGGGCAGCCTGCAGGGCGAGTGCGTCCTGGACGGCGAGATCACCGTCTTCAAGAAGGGCATTCCCAATTTCCGTTCTCTAGCGGAGCGGGACCATCAGAACGATCCGATCAGGATAGACTACCTCTCCCGCGCCATGCCGGCCAGCTATGTGGTGTTCGATATCCTCAGTCTTGATAAAGAGAGCCTGATACACCTTCCCCTCAAAGAGAGAAAGAGGATATTGTTCAGGGAATTGGAGGCGGACCTGAAGGATAGCGAGACCGTGACCCTCATCGACTCATTTCCCGAGAAAGGGGAGGATTATTTTCAGGCAGCTTTGAAGATGGGGATTGAGGGAGTGGTCGGCAAGAGGCTGGAGTCGCTCTATCTTCCCGGCATCCGGAGCCAGGACTGGGTGAAGATCAAAAAGAGCCTTAAGCTGGATTTGGTTGTGGGCGGCTATATTCCAGGCAAAGGAGATCGAACGCCTTATTTTGGCGGACTGCTCCTCGGCGCCTACAGCCAGGGCGAGCTGGTGTACATCAGCAGAGTGGGGTCGGGCTTCACAGACGAGGAGCTGCAGGATATCACCGGCCGCTTTTCGCCCAGGGAAAAGCCTCCGTTCTCCAATCCGCCAGCAACTGCGGGAGTGGTATGGATCGAGCCGAAGATGGTGGTGCAGGTCACCGCACTGGAGAGGACACATGACGGCGGCCTGAGAGCTCCGGTATTCTTGCGGATGAGGGATGACAAGGAGCCGGAGGAGTGCACACTGGATCAGCTCGGATAG
- a CDS encoding LamG domain-containing protein, with the protein MVLLFFAVISLGSGQLPTLSASPSAVNPADKITVVYSGAPGFDTDWIAIYRIDAANERYGEWSYLRGEKSGTLTFAAPQELGEYEFRMFENWAGSSSYEEIARSNTFSVVRREASPAANGEIEETVVALYYFDGDADDATGQHPGELFGNVSIVAEEGYAPALKLDGSGDYVRVGNVHQNPTRDLKQGSIEMWVRLESAPKDFVLAASGREYGGSYDDGFYLGTHSRYSKNLVFMIWAGGWKVADSGIPPEDLIGEWRHVMGTWGPRGVEIWVDGILKGTNPHTGGLPNPNYATVLIGTDSWRSDTHGLIGSVVIWDDQRSLSDGDFDRSEEVGLVEGRPKCADFDCREGAPCQSLDLLPWPAVDYTDLGASSTDRNTAGCLLDPGRYIIWSGKRVSGYIGVSDDWKAYGPFTLKPTSRMSLIRYSIFHILGRTT; encoded by the coding sequence ATGGTCTTATTGTTCTTTGCAGTTATCAGCCTCGGTTCCGGCCAGCTGCCGACCCTTTCTGCTTCGCCATCTGCAGTAAACCCTGCAGATAAGATAACCGTCGTCTACTCTGGCGCACCAGGATTCGACACCGATTGGATCGCCATCTACAGGATAGACGCAGCGAATGAAAGATACGGGGAGTGGAGCTACCTGCGAGGCGAAAAGAGCGGGACTTTGACTTTTGCCGCCCCCCAGGAATTGGGGGAGTACGAGTTCAGGATGTTTGAGAACTGGGCCGGAAGCAGCAGTTATGAAGAGATCGCCCGGAGCAACACCTTCTCTGTGGTGCGGAGGGAGGCTTCCCCCGCCGCAAACGGAGAGATCGAAGAAACCGTCGTTGCCCTTTACTACTTCGATGGGGATGCCGACGATGCGACCGGACAGCATCCCGGAGAATTATTTGGTAACGTATCCATCGTCGCAGAAGAGGGATACGCTCCTGCCCTGAAGCTGGACGGGAGCGGAGATTATGTGAGGGTAGGGAACGTCCACCAGAACCCGACGAGGGACCTCAAGCAAGGGTCTATAGAGATGTGGGTCAGACTTGAGTCGGCCCCTAAGGACTTCGTCCTAGCGGCGTCAGGGAGGGAGTACGGCGGAAGCTATGATGACGGATTCTACCTGGGTACGCACAGCAGGTACTCCAAAAACCTGGTCTTCATGATATGGGCTGGCGGATGGAAGGTGGCAGATAGCGGCATACCTCCAGAAGATCTTATCGGAGAATGGCGACATGTCATGGGGACCTGGGGGCCCCGGGGGGTGGAGATCTGGGTCGATGGGATCCTGAAGGGAACTAATCCCCACACTGGCGGGCTTCCAAACCCGAATTATGCGACGGTCCTCATCGGAACAGACTCTTGGAGATCTGACACTCATGGGCTGATAGGAAGCGTAGTAATATGGGATGATCAGAGATCCTTATCTGATGGGGACTTCGACAGGTCGGAAGAGGTGGGGCTCGTTGAAGGAAGGCCGAAGTGTGCCGACTTCGATTGCAGGGAGGGTGCACCATGCCAGAGCCTCGACCTTCTACCCTGGCCGGCGGTCGATTATACCGATCTCGGGGCCAGCTCCACTGATAGGAACACAGCAGGATGCCTCTTAGACCCCGGGAGATACATAATCTGGAGCGGAAAGAGAGTCTCCGGATACATCGGGGTATCCGACGATTGGAAGGCCTATGGACCGTTTACCCTGAAGCCCACATCCCGCATGTCTCTCATCCGATATAGCATTTTTCACATCCTAGGCCGAACAACTTGA
- a CDS encoding geranylgeranyl reductase family protein, whose amino-acid sequence MSILKERFDVAVIGAGPAGSMAAKYAAKSGANAVILEEHPAVGWPVECAGLLGLGALAESELPGSSFVLRRMKGAAIYSPGGNRLDFKAQDPRASVVDRRLFDRAAACEALHEGVEMRLCSPVRRIRREGEESVLSIGGGDEIRASIVISAEGVRGRLARQAGIMPPELVLSGAQLELPFAVEDPESVEVHLGAAPGLFAWVIPTGEETARIGLCARERGCEHLKRFLGQEVIRKRILGSATTINVGGLPLGPPPVTVAQGLLVVGDAAGQVKPTSGGGIYPGLVAAKIAGGVAAAAAMEGDGSAQRLQEYDRIWRANLGRELEIGMRANRMLNRMSAKECDELVNYLAGRPALIKTIEEHGDIDRPSSLMIKMLFHLDWDGLKLAGLLRYALG is encoded by the coding sequence ATGTCTATCCTGAAAGAACGCTTTGATGTAGCTGTCATCGGCGCCGGCCCGGCAGGCTCCATGGCCGCCAAGTATGCCGCCAAATCGGGAGCTAATGCGGTCATTCTGGAGGAGCATCCAGCGGTGGGCTGGCCGGTGGAATGCGCCGGCCTCCTGGGCCTGGGCGCTCTGGCGGAGTCGGAGCTGCCGGGCAGCTCCTTTGTCCTGAGGAGGATGAAAGGGGCAGCGATCTATTCCCCTGGCGGGAATCGATTGGACTTCAAAGCCCAGGATCCAAGGGCAAGCGTAGTGGACAGGAGGCTCTTTGACCGGGCAGCAGCCTGCGAGGCCCTGCATGAGGGGGTGGAGATGAGGCTCTGCTCGCCGGTCAGAAGAATAAGACGGGAGGGGGAAGAGAGCGTTCTCTCCATTGGGGGAGGAGATGAGATAAGGGCATCGATTGTCATCAGCGCAGAAGGAGTCAGGGGCAGGCTGGCCCGGCAGGCGGGGATCATGCCGCCGGAGTTGGTTTTGTCCGGAGCACAGCTGGAGCTCCCGTTTGCAGTAGAGGATCCCGAATCGGTTGAGGTGCACCTTGGAGCGGCACCAGGCCTCTTCGCCTGGGTGATACCCACGGGAGAAGAGACCGCCCGCATCGGCCTGTGCGCCAGAGAGAGGGGATGCGAGCATTTGAAGAGATTTCTCGGGCAGGAGGTGATAAGGAAGAGGATCCTTGGATCGGCAACAACGATAAACGTAGGCGGCCTGCCGCTGGGCCCGCCCCCGGTGACCGTCGCCCAGGGCCTACTGGTGGTGGGCGATGCTGCCGGCCAGGTCAAGCCCACCTCAGGAGGAGGGATCTATCCCGGACTGGTGGCGGCCAAAATCGCAGGTGGCGTGGCTGCAGCTGCTGCAATGGAAGGCGACGGCTCTGCCCAGAGGCTGCAGGAGTACGACCGGATCTGGCGGGCCAATCTGGGCCGGGAGCTTGAGATCGGCATGAGGGCAAACCGGATGCTGAATCGAATGAGCGCAAAAGAATGCGACGAGCTGGTGAATTACCTGGCCGGAAGGCCCGCGCTCATCAAAACCATAGAAGAGCATGGGGATATCGACCGGCCCAGCAGTCTGATGATCAAGATGCTCTTTCATTTGGACTGGGATGGCTTGAAGCTGGCCGGACTGCTGCGCTATGCTTTGGGCTGA
- a CDS encoding AAA family ATPase, which translates to MLLNKLVLRNFKKYRRATIEFQEGLTGIIGSNGSGKSTIVEAIAWALYGNKASLIKRNLIKNTHANENEPVEITLFISQDNIDMKIIRNMKGKNLIPDATLYINDDIISSGTRDVDKMLEEILNISYQDFMKTFYARQKDLDNLLKEGGMGKREYLLKLLGLEDIKESALEQIKSDRSSLEDQRSRLAGALGEIGEVQARLMEASREISFVREGLVEGERCEAQLLGEKELRLMELDVLNQKMNSYGILAERASRLQEEARSLEVLIARDEGRLKEIEASKRLLEKIGPALDRLTGVLSRLELLEPRRNLYEEISRKIAVAKSRLEGDRAALEKDEKRLVQLEGDRARLDELLPQEEDYKEVQVLLARLEELRERYAKISLSQKEDAIRLQGARSNLVRADRSIEDLQRASARYEELWPAIEEEKRLKVEQTKLSGEKERQRELDLLESQKKALAGRIAALREAAAKIRENLLGLGDLEGREGELRRQDRDLDSLGSELNNALADLRGSLKVQENTYLENERALKKVSTLGREGLCPTCERPIEGQRDLLLGKYQFALAQAKEEREKLKGMAASLTEKIEGVASSRSRLAGAFEDLNAKKSLRSALQADMRNADLQIKEATEEMEGIMAMVGSFGPVSFDAKRLQDVEAALTKLAPMAEECQGLAVRKEELPRRVLEREAIKEEIETLAKRGEHLEEQIRELGYSESQYIEAKRLWESCKFPHEQFITLLERTKEIPALEEKIALQRSEIEKASRSLVELERSVKDLGFDPEEYSSLLAERKRLAQAEEEANKIKIRLALEPEVKEKLAESQGALEARQLDIARIRAEMESLAYSQRTHEMAKLALAEAERNLVASQKELSDKRIRLGVLEAELARLKEEEKRKKEHQKRLEETSRRLEVVEMTRGLVNDFMDQVLIRVKNDIAKAASEILEEVSGKYSLLKIDDDFNIQVEDGGNYYPISRYSGGEIDMIAVSVRVAISEYLMRFGPDGESYSFLILDEVFGSQDIEHREKMIQMLRSLEERFPQIIAISHISDVQGQFDNTLLVVEDELGNSRVEAI; encoded by the coding sequence ATGCTTCTGAATAAACTTGTTTTACGTAATTTTAAAAAGTATAGACGCGCGACAATTGAATTTCAGGAAGGATTGACAGGTATCATTGGTAGTAATGGTTCAGGAAAAAGTACAATAGTAGAAGCAATCGCATGGGCACTATATGGTAATAAGGCATCATTAATCAAGAGAAATCTTATAAAAAATACCCATGCTAATGAAAATGAGCCCGTTGAAATAACACTATTTATTAGTCAAGATAATATAGATATGAAAATAATTAGGAACATGAAAGGAAAAAACCTGATTCCTGATGCAACACTATATATAAATGATGATATAATATCTTCTGGAACACGAGATGTAGATAAAATGCTTGAAGAAATTCTCAATATCAGCTATCAGGATTTCATGAAGACCTTCTACGCCCGGCAAAAGGACCTGGACAACCTCCTCAAAGAGGGAGGAATGGGAAAGAGGGAGTATCTGCTCAAGCTCCTGGGATTGGAGGACATAAAGGAGAGCGCCCTGGAGCAGATCAAATCCGATCGATCAAGCCTTGAAGACCAGAGAAGCCGGCTGGCCGGAGCCTTGGGGGAGATCGGGGAGGTCCAGGCCCGGCTGATGGAGGCGTCACGGGAGATATCCTTTGTCAGAGAGGGGCTGGTGGAGGGGGAAAGATGCGAAGCCCAATTGCTGGGGGAGAAGGAGTTGCGGCTCATGGAACTGGATGTTCTTAACCAGAAGATGAACTCTTATGGCATTCTGGCGGAGAGGGCCTCCCGGCTGCAGGAGGAAGCCAGGAGCCTGGAGGTTCTCATAGCCAGAGATGAAGGGCGTCTGAAGGAGATCGAGGCATCAAAGAGGCTTCTCGAAAAGATCGGTCCCGCTCTGGATAGGCTGACCGGAGTCCTGTCAAGGCTCGAGCTGCTTGAGCCCAGGAGGAACCTGTACGAGGAGATCTCCAGGAAAATAGCAGTGGCAAAGTCTCGACTGGAGGGAGATAGAGCTGCTCTGGAGAAGGATGAGAAGAGGCTCGTGCAGCTTGAAGGGGATAGGGCCAGGCTCGATGAGCTTCTGCCCCAGGAAGAGGATTACAAAGAGGTTCAAGTGCTCCTGGCCAGGTTGGAAGAGCTGCGAGAGAGGTATGCCAAAATCAGCCTGAGCCAGAAAGAGGATGCTATCAGGCTACAAGGAGCAAGGTCGAACCTGGTCCGAGCGGACAGATCTATAGAGGATCTGCAAAGAGCGTCTGCCAGGTACGAAGAGCTTTGGCCGGCAATAGAAGAAGAGAAGAGGCTGAAAGTTGAGCAGACGAAGCTTTCCGGAGAGAAGGAGAGGCAACGAGAGCTTGACCTTCTGGAGAGCCAGAAAAAGGCCCTGGCGGGCAGGATAGCAGCCCTGCGGGAGGCAGCAGCAAAAATCCGGGAGAATCTTCTGGGCCTGGGAGACCTGGAAGGAAGAGAGGGAGAGCTGCGCCGGCAGGATAGGGACCTTGATTCTCTCGGATCCGAGCTGAACAACGCTTTGGCCGACCTCAGGGGGAGCCTGAAGGTTCAGGAGAATACGTATCTGGAAAATGAGAGGGCACTTAAAAAGGTCAGTACTCTGGGAAGGGAGGGGCTCTGTCCCACCTGCGAGAGGCCAATAGAGGGCCAGAGGGATCTGCTCCTCGGAAAGTACCAGTTCGCTCTGGCCCAGGCAAAAGAGGAGAGGGAGAAGCTGAAGGGAATGGCGGCCTCACTCACTGAGAAGATCGAGGGGGTGGCAAGCTCTCGTAGCCGGCTGGCCGGGGCCTTCGAGGATCTGAATGCCAAAAAGAGCCTGCGCTCTGCTCTGCAGGCGGATATGAGAAATGCCGATTTGCAGATAAAAGAGGCCACTGAAGAGATGGAAGGGATCATGGCTATGGTCGGATCTTTTGGTCCTGTCTCCTTTGACGCCAAAAGGCTCCAGGATGTCGAAGCCGCTCTGACAAAGCTCGCGCCAATGGCGGAGGAGTGCCAGGGCCTGGCAGTGCGAAAAGAGGAGCTGCCCCGGAGGGTACTGGAACGGGAGGCGATAAAAGAAGAGATAGAGACACTGGCCAAGAGAGGGGAGCATCTGGAGGAGCAGATCAGAGAGCTGGGCTACTCAGAATCTCAATATATCGAGGCTAAAAGATTGTGGGAGAGCTGCAAGTTCCCGCACGAGCAGTTTATCACCCTTCTGGAGAGGACAAAGGAGATCCCGGCTCTGGAGGAGAAGATTGCTCTTCAGAGGAGCGAGATAGAAAAAGCCTCCCGGTCCCTGGTGGAGCTGGAGAGATCTGTCAAGGATCTGGGCTTTGATCCGGAAGAGTACAGCTCTTTACTGGCAGAGAGAAAGAGGCTGGCCCAGGCGGAGGAAGAAGCCAATAAAATAAAAATCCGGCTGGCTCTTGAGCCCGAGGTCAAAGAAAAGCTGGCCGAGTCTCAAGGTGCCCTGGAAGCCAGGCAATTGGATATCGCCCGGATAAGGGCGGAGATGGAGTCATTGGCCTACAGCCAGAGGACCCATGAGATGGCAAAACTTGCCCTGGCCGAGGCGGAGAGGAATCTCGTGGCATCGCAAAAGGAACTGTCCGACAAAAGGATTCGCCTTGGCGTCCTGGAAGCGGAACTGGCAAGGCTGAAAGAAGAGGAGAAGAGAAAGAAGGAGCACCAAAAGAGGCTGGAAGAGACCTCGAGGAGGCTGGAGGTGGTGGAGATGACCCGAGGCCTTGTCAACGATTTTATGGATCAGGTTCTGATCAGGGTGAAAAACGATATCGCCAAAGCGGCCAGCGAAATCCTGGAGGAGGTCTCAGGCAAGTACAGCCTGCTGAAGATCGACGACGACTTCAACATTCAGGTGGAGGACGGCGGCAATTACTACCCCATCTCCCGCTACTCCGGCGGGGAGATCGATATGATCGCCGTATCGGTGCGGGTGGCCATAAGCGAGTACTTGATGCGCTTCGGCCCGGATGGTGAGAGCTACTCCTTCCTGATCTTAGACGAGGTCTTCGGCAGCCAGGATATCGAGCACCGGGAGAAGATGATCCAGATGTTAAGAAGCTTAGAAGAGCGTTTTCCCCAGATAATCGCCATCAGCCACATCAGCGACGTGCAGGGGCAGTTCGACAATACATTGCTGGTGGTGGAGGACGAGCTGGGCAACAGCCGGGTAGAGGCAATTTGA
- a CDS encoding metallophosphoesterase family protein: MKIVHMSDSHLGFSAYNKVDQYGRNIIEEKIYQGFEHAIDKIIKDIKPDAIVHAGDVFHHVRPRIRTLYVFKSAIEKLDKKKIPTIIISGNHDAPKSSSTTSPFSLFEGLEHIHVVHRNEYESIPIRDYVFHCIPFCLDNRAYLDEFSKIKPTGSDVLVMHGLIESLKDKRLRTVGEHELSDSFLKSYFSYIALGHYHNQAQIAENAWYSGSIEYFNFGESSDKKGILLVDLDTNNVEQIDLRPKYMIDHPAIDCTGFSTADLAEELLDLCNEEDIKDKIVRINLKNVSRAAFKSIDPSYRTRLGSSALFLKIRVEYYDDEENDNIQLDSTQLDEAFSRFLEEESQKNKISSEISKDVTTYGRDVMKRAISIHNLGRLHASE, encoded by the coding sequence ATGAAGATAGTTCACATGTCAGATTCGCATCTAGGTTTTTCTGCCTATAATAAGGTAGATCAATACGGCAGAAATATCATTGAAGAAAAAATCTATCAAGGTTTTGAGCATGCAATAGACAAAATAATTAAAGATATAAAACCAGATGCAATTGTGCATGCAGGGGATGTATTTCATCATGTAAGACCTAGAATACGAACGCTATACGTATTTAAAAGTGCAATAGAAAAGCTAGATAAAAAAAAGATACCCACAATTATTATTAGTGGAAATCATGATGCTCCTAAGTCGTCATCAACTACCAGTCCTTTCTCTCTCTTTGAAGGTCTAGAGCATATTCATGTAGTACATCGCAATGAATATGAAAGCATTCCAATTAGAGACTATGTCTTTCATTGCATACCATTCTGCCTTGATAATAGGGCATACTTGGATGAATTCAGCAAAATAAAACCAACAGGTTCTGACGTTCTCGTTATGCATGGTCTTATCGAATCACTGAAAGATAAACGCCTTAGGACAGTTGGCGAACATGAACTTAGTGATAGCTTTCTCAAGAGTTATTTTTCATACATAGCGCTAGGGCATTATCATAACCAAGCTCAAATTGCAGAGAATGCATGGTATAGCGGATCTATTGAATATTTTAATTTTGGCGAGTCATCTGATAAGAAAGGAATTCTTCTTGTAGATCTTGATACAAATAATGTGGAACAAATAGATTTAAGGCCAAAGTATATGATTGACCATCCTGCAATAGATTGCACCGGATTTTCAACTGCGGATTTGGCGGAAGAACTCTTAGACTTATGCAACGAAGAGGATATTAAGGACAAAATAGTCAGGATAAATTTGAAAAATGTTTCAAGAGCCGCATTTAAGAGTATTGATCCTTCATACAGAACAAGGTTGGGTTCCTCTGCGTTATTTCTAAAGATAAGAGTCGAATATTACGATGATGAAGAAAACGATAATATTCAATTGGATTCCACACAACTCGATGAGGCTTTTTCAAGATTTTTAGAAGAAGAATCACAAAAAAATAAGATTAGTAGCGAAATATCAAAAGATGTTACTACATATGGAAGAGATGTTATGAAAAGAGCAATTTCAATTCATAACTTAGGGAGACTTCATGCTTCTGAATAA